Proteins encoded by one window of Salmo trutta chromosome 17, fSalTru1.1, whole genome shotgun sequence:
- the LOC115152509 gene encoding tumor protein 63 → MNCPYSTAVQYCPELPFHRYRDPSSCLSWTESSFLASIMSQNQSEQSSDILSQDVFNQLLEMLDQSAFHSSQPIELNFSDSPADGDGPAGDTIQISMDCISMHEGQESLSVSTLINTAPPPSSSPPPTFRSTSTKGGAWYGGMQRRVGLNMAGCQSPLPAAQPATQPDYYLVRPSLY, encoded by the exons gtATAGAGACCCCTCCTCCTGTTTGTCCTGGACGGAGAGTTCCTTCCTGGCCTCCATAATGTCACAGAACCAATCAGAACAGAGCTCTGACATCCTCAGTCAGGATGTGTTTAACCAGCTACTGGAGATGCTGGACCA gtcTGCATTCCACTCGTCGCAGCCCATAGAGCTGAACTTCTCAGACAGCCCTGCAGACGGAGATGGACCAGCAGGGGACACCATCCAGATCAGCATGGACTGCATTAGCATGCACGAGGGACAGGAATCTCTGTCTGTAAGTACAT TGATTAATACCGCGCCCCCACCTTCCTCGTCACCTCCACCCACCTTCCGCTCCACCTCCACCAAGGGAGGGGCGTGGTACGGGGGCATGCAGCGTCGTGTGGGGCTGAACATGGCAGGGTGCCAATCACCATTGCCTGCCGCCCAGCCTGCCACCCAACCCGATTATTACCTAGTTAGACCCAGCCTCTATTGA